Proteins from a single region of Candidatus Dormiibacterota bacterium:
- a CDS encoding zinc ribbon domain-containing protein: protein MPIYEYRCQACRKRTSALLASWSSENPPCSSCGSTKVHRLVSTFATVRGGEEGGASDFDDFDDAGGG from the coding sequence ATGCCGATCTACGAGTACCGTTGCCAGGCCTGCCGCAAGCGAACATCGGCTCTGCTGGCGTCCTGGTCGAGCGAGAATCCGCCCTGCTCCAGCTGCGGGTCGACCAAGGTGCACCGCCTCGTCTCCACCTTCGCCACCGTGCGCGGGGGCGAGGAAGGAGGCGCCTCCGACTTCGACGATTTCGACGATGCCGGCGGCGGC